Below is a genomic region from Prolixibacteraceae bacterium.
GGTGCAAAAAGAAGTAATTTGTTTATATTATTTGCACCAAATAAAATGTGTATTAGTCCTGCAAACACAGATACAGAGCACGTTAATCCAATAATCAAAACAATTGCACTTGGCAGTGAATGTGATGAACTAACGATATTTACATTAATAATTAAAAGTGCCATTACAGAAGAAAATAATCCAATTATCTCAAAACTCTTATGTGTTGCTGATTTTAATTTCTGCTCAAACTCTTCAAATCGAGTCTCATAACTATCAAGTCGATCATTAAAACGAGCAACAGCATCATCTTCAAAGTTATCTGTTGTATCGTTTTCTTGGTTTACATTATAACCATCCTCTGTCTCTGTAATTCGATATTCCTCTGAAATGTTTTCTAAATTATCGTCAGTCTGATCTACCCAAGCCATTTAGTTGTAAAGATTAGTTATACTATAGATTGTATTATCAATTAATCTTTCTATCAAAGAACTAAAAGCATGTAGATTATTACGATAACTTTTCTTTGTGGAAAGATCTATTTCACTATTAGTACTATGACTATTGGTCAGAATAAAGCCAGAAGTTAGTTTATTATTTAACGTAATTGACTTTGTATTAATTGATTCTGTTTTAACAATATCTACATCTTCTTCTTTATCTTTTTGACTAAACTTTAGATTGATATCATTAAAATCATTAGGATTCAGCTTATCTGATAGGATCTTATCTTTTAACTTTGGAAGTATATATTCACTCTCTATAAAAGAAATACGTACAACCTCAACTCTCTTAATTTTAAATTTTTCAACTATTCTGCTCAAAAAACTGAGTGTTAAATCATTTTGAGGTTTCGTCCATATCTCAACTCTTATTTTTGAAAATGTCATTCTGAAAAGCTCTCCTACAGTAATAACCATACGTTTTAGATCTGCAGGATCAGAATCATTCACAGGGTACTCGCTTATAGATATTTTCTTTTTAAACCTTTTTAAATCCTGAACCAAATCATTTGAAAATGATTTATAATCAATCTTCTGTGGATCTATCTGCAGATTTATATTTAACTGCAATAAATACATTTTTGGCTTATGAGTATCTTTCTCCATTACTATTATGCTATTACAACCTTACAAAGGTATATTTTTGTCCTATATTATAGAAACTTCTATGATAGGAAATATTATTCGCACCATCTTACTTGACAATCCAAAGATTAAAAGCATTGTTGGGGAAGAGATCCAGCCCATCAAAGTACAATCCGAAGATTTACCAGCAATATGTTATCGTGTCACCTTTATTCCAGGAAGAGGAAAGATGGCACAAAAGAATCAGGAATACCAAGTGGAGCTCGTCACTTTCTTTGACTCTTATAGTGATTCCTGGGAATTATCCATGTTAATCCATGAAACACTGGAGGAGGCACGACGAAAAGAGTTTAATGGGCGCACCATTGCAGATCTTCAATGTAACAGCATCACAGATGATTACGAATACAACCTGGACACTTACGGGCAAAAAATCAACTTTAAGGTGGTGGTATGTTAAAAGAACAAGAGATCTATAACGCTACGGTGGATATCATCAACAAGCGTAAAGAAACAAAGAAAGGACCATTCCAAGCGATGGTTAAAGACTATATCCAACATCTTGGGTATTTCCCTCGAGCGGAACTGTGGGAGTTGGTTAAAAATCAAAATATCAAATGTGGACAAACTTTAAACAGTTGGTATTTTCTTCCACTCCTTTCTCCAGAACAATAAACCATCCCATATATTAAAGAAAATAGAACGTTATGGCAAATATTATTGCATGTGGATCGGACTTCTTAATCTTTGTTGAGGAGGGATCTGGAGAAGATAAAACTTTTAAGGCAATCGGAGGACAAACCAGTGCGGAGATCTCGGACGATAACGATCAGAGAGAGACCACCACCAAGTTAGACCGTAATGGGGCAAACTATGAGTATGGTCGTGAGCGTTGGTCTGTATCGGTGGATTTGGAACGTATTGACGAGAAAGATCCAGATAACAGCGTGATCAAGTTTGAGCTGTTGGAAGATTGGAAAAAAGAACATGTTAAACCAACCATCGTTGGAGCATGGATCACCAAAGAGGGAGAGGTCGATAAAACCCGACGTATCTATCGAGGTCAAGCCATGGTCAAACTATCCAGTTCATTCCCTAATGGGGAGAATGCCACAGGAAGTTTAAGTCTGCAAGGGATTGGGGAACTAGAACATATCAAACCTTAATCATGAAGCACGATATTATTTCAATACAAGGAGAATCCTACAAGGTGGGGTTCTCTTTTATGGCCATCAAAGAGTATGAAGAGTTGACAGGGAAGTCCGTGGCTGAATGTACCACCACCTACGACACCCTACTATTGATGTTTTGTACTCTAAGAGCTAAGAACAAAACCTTCTTACTCAACTTAGATCAGTTCATTGCTTTTATGGATGAAAATCCAGAGCTATTGAATGATTTCCAGTTTACCGATGGCAAAGAAGATAAAAAAAAAGTGTCGTTGATGAAGACATTGGGGATGGGGAAGACTTTAGGGTTATGGATGCTTTCTATATTGCTGTGGTTTGCTCCCATTTGGATCCCTATTATTTTTGGCATGATGCTACTCTGGAAGATCTGGACGCTTGTAATCGTGGTTTTCAAAATGATTGGGAGAAAGTCCGCATGATCGCAAACCCTATACGTGCTATTGGTGGTGATAAAAAAGGAGTTGTTTTTCCTTGGGATAAAACCAAAGAAACAAAGAGTGTGGCCACACTCAATAAAGCAGGTAAA
It encodes:
- a CDS encoding phage tail protein, producing MANIIACGSDFLIFVEEGSGEDKTFKAIGGQTSAEISDDNDQRETTTKLDRNGANYEYGRERWSVSVDLERIDEKDPDNSVIKFELLEDWKKEHVKPTIVGAWITKEGEVDKTRRIYRGQAMVKLSSSFPNGENATGSLSLQGIGELEHIKP